One Halosegnis longus DNA window includes the following coding sequences:
- a CDS encoding 50S ribosomal protein L37e — MTGAGTPSQGKKNKTTHVKCRRCGEKSYHSRKKVCSSCGFGESASRRSYEWQGKTGDN, encoded by the coding sequence ATGACCGGCGCAGGTACTCCGTCTCAAGGAAAGAAGAACAAGACGACACACGTGAAGTGCCGACGCTGTGGCGAGAAGTCCTACCACTCCCGCAAGAAGGTCTGCTCGTCGTGCGGCTTCGGCGAGTCCGCCAGCCGCCGCTCGTACGAGTGGCAGGGCAAGACGGGCGACAACTGA
- a CDS encoding NUDIX hydrolase, with amino-acid sequence MDLALDAVAAHTPVTAMTEEREAAVVVPIVERAGSEYLLFIKKADHLGEHAGQMSFPGGGREPSDEDLYATALREAREEVDMHTDAVEYVGQLDDIATVSGYAVRPFVVRAPDQTWVPDDREVAEVVPLPVEELVDLDNYESEERDHPQRGNVRLHFFHVDGYTVWGATGWMLVQFLELATAWRQPAEPDRVVDPDAEFPV; translated from the coding sequence ATGGACCTCGCGCTCGACGCGGTCGCCGCCCACACCCCCGTGACGGCGATGACGGAAGAGCGGGAGGCGGCCGTCGTCGTCCCCATCGTCGAGCGCGCCGGCAGCGAGTATCTGCTCTTCATCAAGAAGGCCGACCACCTCGGCGAGCACGCCGGCCAGATGTCGTTTCCCGGCGGCGGGCGCGAGCCGTCCGACGAGGACCTCTACGCCACCGCGCTCCGGGAGGCGCGCGAGGAGGTCGACATGCACACCGACGCCGTCGAGTACGTCGGCCAGCTGGACGACATCGCGACGGTTTCCGGATACGCCGTCCGGCCGTTCGTCGTCCGCGCGCCCGACCAGACGTGGGTGCCGGACGACCGCGAGGTAGCCGAAGTCGTTCCGTTACCCGTCGAGGAGCTCGTCGACCTCGACAACTACGAGAGCGAGGAGCGAGACCACCCACAACGCGGCAACGTCCGACTCCACTTCTTCCACGTCGACGGCTACACCGTCTGGGGGGCGACCGGCTGGATGCTCGTCCAGTTTCTCGAACTCGCGACGGCGTGGCGACAGCCGGCCGAGCCGGACCGGGTCGTCGACCCCGACGCCGAGTTCCCGGTCTGA
- a CDS encoding M20/M25/M40 family metallo-hydrolase, whose product MEQPHREFLDSLLETATPTGFETAGQRVFLDYVEPYADEVRTDTYGNAVAVHEGDPDVDTAVALAGHGDEIGLMVRDVTDDGFLKLTRIGGSDKTVTQGQYVLVHGRDGPVSGVVGQTAIHLREGDDETPEIAEMHVDIGAEDEEEATNLVETGDPITFDTRIRDLQGSLVAARGMDNRTGVWAAAEGFRRAVEADADATVYAVSTVQEEIGRKGAAMIAYDLDPDVVLAADVGHATDSPNAPNKSASLELGSGPGIGRGAANHPVVVEAVRDVADDEGIDVQLTAAGRDTGTDAESFSTARGGQAALNVSIPNRYMHTPVEVIDTDDLDDVGELMGRFAASAEEFAPFAVDI is encoded by the coding sequence ATGGAACAACCACACAGAGAGTTCCTCGACTCACTGCTCGAAACCGCGACGCCGACCGGCTTCGAGACCGCCGGCCAGCGGGTCTTCCTCGATTACGTCGAGCCGTACGCCGACGAGGTTCGCACGGACACCTACGGCAACGCCGTCGCCGTCCACGAGGGCGACCCGGACGTGGACACCGCGGTCGCGCTCGCCGGCCACGGCGACGAAATCGGGCTGATGGTCCGTGACGTGACCGACGACGGCTTCCTCAAGCTGACCCGCATCGGCGGCTCGGACAAGACCGTCACGCAGGGCCAGTACGTCCTCGTCCACGGACGCGACGGCCCCGTCTCCGGCGTCGTCGGCCAGACCGCAATCCATCTGCGCGAGGGTGACGACGAGACGCCCGAAATCGCGGAGATGCACGTCGACATCGGTGCCGAGGACGAGGAGGAGGCGACCAACCTCGTCGAGACCGGCGACCCGATTACCTTCGACACCCGAATTCGCGACCTGCAAGGGTCGCTCGTCGCCGCCCGCGGGATGGACAATCGCACCGGCGTCTGGGCCGCGGCCGAGGGGTTCCGGCGCGCCGTTGAGGCCGACGCCGACGCGACGGTGTACGCCGTCTCGACGGTCCAAGAGGAAATCGGGCGGAAGGGCGCGGCGATGATCGCCTACGACCTCGACCCCGACGTGGTGCTCGCGGCCGACGTGGGCCACGCGACGGACTCGCCCAACGCCCCGAACAAGAGCGCGAGCCTCGAACTCGGCTCCGGGCCGGGTATCGGGCGCGGCGCGGCGAACCACCCGGTCGTCGTCGAGGCCGTTCGCGACGTGGCCGACGACGAGGGTATCGACGTACAGCTGACCGCCGCGGGTCGCGACACCGGCACCGACGCCGAGAGCTTCTCGACGGCACGCGGCGGCCAGGCCGCGCTCAACGTCTCGATTCCGAACCGCTACATGCACACGCCGGTGGAGGTCATCGACACCGACGACCTCGACGACGTGGGCGAGCTGATGGGTCGGTTCGCCGCGAGCGCCGAGGAGTTTGCACCCTTCGCGGTCGACATCTAA
- a CDS encoding ATP-binding protein codes for MVSLFDPAALSHPYVPAAVLAFVVGLLAIGFVGRLERTSQTRSYLLYAIVHTIGTGAVFGEMVVAVPALKQLFGLTTYVFSTCLGSVALLYFAMVYCDRTDLLARRSVQAVLAGTPLVLLSAALVNQSVHVIAGPSRLVASGPLEVYGAATRPGGYLLGLYVVALSVYSMWPLVDYYRGQSGTLLRQGRILVAGFVPALALMGVGIFDLHPFPHIPIETWGFSAGVPFVLWGLFGYGVFGTVPVAHRRVVEGLDDGVAVTDPDGVVLDVNERLSRLLGVDPDDAVGDPATAVFEETPLAHAPPVAGRPDEDVRVEVDGETRRFHVSQSSLTDGRDIRVGTATVYSDVTERRQRERELERQNERLDQFADNLAHDLRTPLATARMYASELECKHDDPDAAQVATSLDRMDTMIENMLTQAREGATVTDPEPVALADIARDAWDRLDTEQAHLEVQGERTVDGDPSRLRRLFENAYRNAIEHAGPDTSVTVEVTEEGFTVADDGPGIPESERARVFDSGYTTRPANTGFGLSIIAALARAHDWRAAVGESDAGGVAVRIITDAQATLEEGAVVAD; via the coding sequence GTGGTGTCGCTTTTCGACCCAGCGGCGCTTTCTCACCCCTACGTCCCAGCGGCCGTGCTGGCGTTCGTCGTCGGCCTGCTCGCAATCGGCTTCGTCGGGCGGCTCGAACGCACGTCACAGACGCGGAGCTATCTGCTCTACGCGATCGTCCACACGATCGGAACGGGGGCGGTGTTCGGCGAGATGGTCGTCGCCGTGCCCGCGCTCAAACAGCTGTTCGGACTGACGACGTACGTGTTCAGCACCTGTCTCGGCTCGGTCGCACTCCTCTACTTCGCGATGGTGTACTGCGACCGGACGGACCTGTTGGCACGGCGGTCGGTCCAAGCAGTGCTCGCCGGGACGCCGCTCGTCTTACTGTCCGCCGCGCTCGTCAATCAGTCCGTCCACGTCATCGCGGGACCGAGCAGACTCGTGGCCAGTGGACCGCTCGAGGTGTACGGTGCCGCGACCAGACCCGGCGGGTATCTGCTCGGCCTCTACGTCGTCGCGCTCTCCGTGTACAGCATGTGGCCGCTCGTCGACTACTACCGCGGCCAGTCGGGGACGCTGCTCAGACAGGGGCGCATCCTCGTCGCGGGGTTCGTCCCCGCGCTCGCGTTGATGGGGGTCGGTATCTTCGACCTTCACCCGTTCCCGCACATCCCGATAGAGACGTGGGGGTTCTCCGCCGGCGTGCCGTTCGTCCTCTGGGGGTTGTTCGGCTACGGGGTGTTCGGCACGGTCCCCGTCGCACACAGACGCGTGGTCGAGGGACTCGACGACGGCGTCGCCGTGACCGACCCCGATGGCGTGGTGCTCGACGTGAACGAGCGACTCAGCAGGCTCCTCGGGGTCGACCCCGACGACGCGGTCGGCGACCCGGCGACGGCGGTGTTCGAGGAGACGCCGCTCGCACACGCACCCCCGGTGGCTGGACGACCGGACGAGGACGTGCGCGTCGAGGTGGACGGCGAGACGCGACGGTTCCACGTCTCGCAGTCGTCGCTCACCGACGGGCGAGATATCCGGGTCGGGACGGCGACGGTGTACAGCGACGTGACCGAGCGCCGACAGCGCGAGCGGGAGCTGGAACGGCAAAACGAGCGGCTCGACCAGTTCGCCGACAACCTGGCACACGACCTCCGGACCCCGCTCGCGACCGCACGCATGTACGCAAGCGAACTAGAGTGCAAACATGACGACCCCGACGCGGCGCAGGTGGCCACCTCGCTCGACCGGATGGACACGATGATAGAGAACATGCTCACGCAGGCCCGCGAGGGGGCGACCGTCACGGACCCGGAGCCGGTCGCTCTCGCCGACATCGCGCGAGACGCGTGGGACCGGCTCGACACCGAGCAGGCCCACCTCGAGGTGCAGGGTGAACGGACCGTCGACGGCGACCCGTCACGGCTCCGGCGGCTCTTCGAGAACGCCTACCGGAACGCAATCGAGCACGCCGGCCCCGACACGAGCGTGACGGTCGAGGTGACCGAGGAGGGGTTCACGGTCGCCGACGACGGGCCGGGGATACCGGAGTCGGAGCGTGCACGCGTGTTCGACTCGGGCTACACGACCCGGCCGGCAAACACCGGCTTCGGACTCTCGATTATCGCCGCGCTGGCTCGCGCACACGACTGGCGCGCGGCGGTCGGTGAGTCGGACGCCGGCGGCGTCGCGGTGCGTATCATCACGGACGCACAGGCGACACTCGAGGAGGGAGCCGTCGTCGCCGACTGA
- a CDS encoding biotin--[acetyl-CoA-carboxylase] ligase, translated as MQETRALILDRLADGPVSGPTLASELDISRAAVWNHVETLREAGFEIRDTDDGYTLAAVPEFGGAATAFELDADFEVEYHDELASTNATARDRASEGAENVVVVAERQTGGRGRLDRDWESPDGGVYASLVVRPDLPPAHAPVYTLAAAVAVADAARDAGVDAGIKWPNDVQVDGRKLAGILTEMEGEADRVSWLVVGIGANANVDPADLPRGTSIESEVGPVTRREFLASIVDRFAELTDDVESIVPAWRERAVTLGQQVRVETPRETIEGEAIDVEFPGTLLVETDDGVRRVTAGDCEHLRPRE; from the coding sequence ATGCAGGAGACGCGCGCGCTGATTCTCGACCGCCTCGCCGACGGCCCAGTGTCCGGGCCGACGCTCGCTTCCGAACTCGACATCTCGCGGGCGGCCGTCTGGAATCACGTCGAGACGCTTCGCGAGGCGGGATTCGAGATTCGCGACACCGACGACGGCTACACGCTCGCCGCGGTTCCGGAGTTCGGCGGCGCGGCGACGGCGTTCGAACTCGACGCCGACTTCGAGGTGGAGTACCACGACGAACTCGCGTCCACGAACGCGACGGCCCGCGACCGCGCGAGCGAAGGTGCGGAGAACGTGGTCGTCGTCGCCGAGCGACAGACCGGCGGCCGGGGCCGGCTCGACCGCGACTGGGAATCTCCTGACGGCGGTGTGTACGCCTCGCTCGTCGTCCGGCCCGACCTCCCGCCGGCACACGCGCCGGTGTACACCCTCGCCGCGGCCGTCGCCGTGGCCGACGCCGCCCGCGACGCGGGAGTCGACGCCGGCATCAAGTGGCCCAACGACGTGCAGGTCGACGGACGGAAGCTCGCGGGCATCCTCACCGAGATGGAAGGCGAGGCCGACCGCGTCTCGTGGCTCGTCGTCGGCATCGGCGCGAACGCGAACGTCGACCCCGCCGACCTCCCTCGCGGGACGAGCATCGAGAGCGAGGTGGGTCCCGTGACGCGCCGGGAGTTCCTCGCGAGCATCGTCGACCGCTTTGCCGAACTCACCGACGACGTGGAGTCCATCGTCCCGGCGTGGCGCGAGCGCGCGGTCACGCTCGGCCAGCAGGTGCGCGTCGAGACGCCCCGCGAAACCATCGAAGGCGAAGCTATCGACGTCGAGTTTCCCGGGACGCTGCTCGTGGAGACCGACGACGGCGTGCGCCGAGTGACCGCCGGCGACTGCGAACACCTCCGGCCGCGCGAGTAG
- the mre11 gene encoding DNA double-strand break repair protein Mre11: protein MTRVIHTGDTHLGYRQYHLPERRQDFLDAFQRVADDAVADEVDAVVHAGDLFHDRKPGLADLLGTIDVLRTLSDADIPFLAVVGNHETTRDGEWLDLFESMGLVVRLDDSPTVVGDTAFYGLDFVPRAKRDDLDYQFEPHDADHAALVSHGLFEPLVPDYGNVDWDAAEVLDAANVGFDAFLLGDEHTPERVELDGCWVTYCGSTERASASEEAERGYNIVEFADGEARISRRGIPTREFVFVTVDLGPGEGLDRVREQVAQHDLEDAVVIVSIEGEGEEIAPARVESFIADRGALTARVRDRREYTAESGEVEVSFADPDDAVEDRLREMELSEAARDIDETVRASKLADSNVADTVESRVADLVDDGDLAALPGDATEQDSEQSTEDGTGEQTEQAGADGQASMGEFQ from the coding sequence ATGACACGGGTGATACACACTGGCGACACCCACCTCGGCTACCGGCAGTACCACCTGCCGGAGCGGCGGCAGGACTTCCTCGACGCGTTCCAGCGCGTCGCCGACGACGCCGTCGCAGACGAGGTGGACGCGGTCGTCCACGCCGGCGACCTGTTCCACGACCGGAAGCCGGGACTCGCCGACCTGCTCGGCACCATCGACGTGCTCCGGACGCTTTCCGACGCCGACATCCCCTTCCTCGCCGTCGTCGGCAACCACGAGACGACCCGCGACGGCGAGTGGCTCGACCTGTTCGAGTCGATGGGACTCGTCGTTCGCCTCGACGACTCACCGACCGTCGTTGGCGACACGGCCTTCTACGGGCTGGATTTCGTTCCCCGCGCCAAGCGAGACGACCTCGACTACCAGTTCGAGCCGCACGACGCCGACCACGCCGCACTGGTCTCCCACGGGCTGTTCGAGCCGCTCGTCCCCGACTACGGCAACGTCGACTGGGACGCCGCCGAGGTGCTCGACGCCGCGAACGTCGGCTTCGACGCCTTCCTGCTCGGCGACGAACACACGCCCGAGCGCGTCGAACTCGACGGCTGTTGGGTCACCTACTGCGGGTCGACCGAACGCGCCTCCGCCAGCGAGGAGGCCGAACGCGGCTACAACATCGTCGAGTTCGCGGACGGCGAAGCCCGCATCTCCCGCCGCGGCATCCCGACCCGCGAGTTCGTCTTCGTCACCGTCGACCTCGGGCCGGGCGAGGGACTCGACCGGGTGCGCGAACAGGTCGCCCAACACGACCTCGAGGACGCGGTCGTCATCGTCTCCATCGAAGGCGAGGGCGAGGAGATTGCCCCCGCCCGCGTGGAGTCGTTCATCGCCGATCGCGGGGCGCTTACGGCCCGCGTCCGCGACCGTCGCGAGTACACCGCCGAATCGGGGGAGGTGGAAGTCTCCTTCGCCGACCCCGACGACGCGGTCGAGGACCGGCTCCGCGAGATGGAACTCTCCGAGGCCGCCCGCGACATCGACGAGACCGTCCGGGCCTCGAAGCTCGCCGACTCGAACGTCGCCGACACGGTGGAATCGCGCGTCGCCGACCTCGTCGACGACGGCGACCTCGCGGCGTTGCCGGGCGATGCTACCGAACAAGACTCCGAACAGTCGACCGAAGACGGGACAGGCGAGCAGACGGAGCAAGCGGGAGCCGATGGGCAGGCCTCGATGGGTGAGTTTCAGTGA
- a CDS encoding LSM domain-containing protein: MADRPLDVLEATLGEEVTVTLKGGETFDGELTGYDQHMNLVLDGENTTIIRGDNVVSIQP, from the coding sequence ATGGCCGACCGACCGCTTGACGTACTGGAGGCGACACTCGGTGAGGAAGTGACGGTGACGCTGAAAGGCGGAGAGACGTTCGACGGTGAACTCACCGGCTACGACCAGCACATGAATCTCGTTCTCGACGGCGAGAACACAACGATTATCCGCGGGGACAACGTTGTCTCGATTCAACCATGA
- a CDS encoding HD domain-containing protein translates to MSSIKDSVHDHIAVEGVTEDLLDTPALQRLRRITQLGTASFVYPSANHTRFEHSLGVYHLANEALGHLGIEGPQAERVRAAALLHDIGHTPFSHNTEDVLEREAGKSHDDVHDLIRGSPVERILVGHDIDPDRVADLIAGDGELGQLVSGELDVDRMDYLVRDAHHTGVPYGTIDHGRLVRELRLVGGELVLAEGNVQSAESLLLARALMNPTVYSHHVARISKAMLRRATDELVGEVPVETFRRWDDYELMVALRDEPATSEYARRLDERDLFKRAVWAEYADVPDEYITADFEQRQAWERDIAARAGVSPDDVILDVPGEPSMKESSTQVVVNGEVRELGTQSTLVSALQTVQREQWRLGVYAPADETDAVGVATEDVLGLDLDALVVDVRQGIHQTLDEYGA, encoded by the coding sequence ATGAGCAGTATCAAGGACTCCGTCCACGACCACATCGCCGTCGAGGGTGTCACGGAGGACCTCCTCGACACGCCCGCCCTCCAGCGGCTCCGCCGTATCACGCAGTTGGGAACCGCCTCGTTCGTCTACCCGAGCGCGAACCACACCCGCTTCGAGCACTCGCTCGGCGTCTACCACCTCGCGAACGAGGCGCTGGGCCACCTCGGCATCGAGGGGCCGCAGGCCGAGCGCGTCCGCGCGGCCGCACTGCTGCACGACATCGGTCACACCCCCTTCTCGCACAACACCGAGGACGTGCTCGAACGCGAGGCCGGCAAATCACACGACGACGTGCACGACCTCATCCGCGGGAGTCCGGTCGAGCGCATCCTCGTCGGCCACGACATCGACCCCGACCGGGTGGCGGACCTCATCGCCGGCGACGGCGAACTCGGCCAGCTCGTCTCCGGGGAACTCGACGTGGACCGGATGGATTACCTGGTTCGGGACGCCCACCACACCGGAGTGCCGTACGGCACTATCGACCACGGCCGGCTCGTGCGCGAGCTTCGGCTCGTCGGCGGCGAACTCGTGCTCGCCGAGGGGAACGTCCAGTCGGCCGAGTCGCTGCTGTTGGCACGCGCCCTGATGAACCCGACCGTCTACTCCCACCACGTCGCCCGCATCTCGAAGGCGATGCTCCGGCGAGCGACCGACGAACTCGTCGGCGAGGTGCCAGTCGAGACGTTCCGGCGCTGGGACGACTACGAGCTGATGGTCGCGCTTCGAGACGAGCCGGCCACCAGCGAGTACGCCCGCCGGCTCGACGAGCGCGACCTGTTCAAGCGCGCCGTCTGGGCGGAGTACGCCGACGTGCCCGACGAGTACATCACCGCCGACTTCGAGCAGCGGCAGGCGTGGGAGCGTGACATCGCCGCCCGGGCCGGCGTCTCGCCCGACGACGTGATTCTCGACGTGCCCGGCGAGCCGAGCATGAAGGAGTCGAGCACGCAGGTCGTCGTCAACGGCGAGGTGCGCGAACTCGGCACGCAGTCGACGCTCGTGAGCGCGCTCCAGACGGTCCAGCGCGAGCAGTGGCGGCTCGGAGTGTACGCACCCGCCGACGAGACCGACGCGGTCGGCGTCGCCACGGAGGACGTACTCGGCCTCGACCTCGACGCGCTCGTCGTCGACGTGCGACAGGGAATCCACCAGACGCTCGACGAGTACGGCGCATGA
- a CDS encoding amidohydrolase family protein: protein MTETHEGLVFRGPEFEPVEGRVVVEDGTIASIEAASVERDDWILPAFVNAHTHIGDSIAKEAGRGLSLDELVAPPDGLKHRLLRETPREEMVAAMRRSIAFMREAGTATFLEFREGGAEGVSRLHDAARDSPVEPVVFGREEVAAMAAGDGFGASGARDNEFGSARKATREAGKLFGIHAGERDSQDVDAALAYDPDHLVHMVYTTPDQRERVADAEIPIVCCPRSNLVTEVGLPAFETLAETTMLALGTDNVMLNSPSMFREMEFTAKHSTLPAPEILRMATRNGAKIAGKEHGLIEEGRPAKLQLLDGDSHNLTGSCDPVRAVVRRAGVSDVRDVVL from the coding sequence ATGACGGAGACCCACGAGGGGCTTGTCTTCCGCGGCCCCGAGTTCGAGCCGGTCGAGGGGCGCGTCGTCGTCGAGGACGGAACCATCGCGAGTATCGAGGCGGCCAGCGTCGAGCGCGACGACTGGATTCTGCCGGCGTTCGTGAACGCCCACACCCACATCGGCGACTCGATCGCGAAGGAAGCCGGCCGCGGCCTCTCGCTGGACGAACTCGTCGCGCCGCCGGACGGGCTCAAACACCGACTCCTGCGAGAGACGCCCCGCGAGGAGATGGTCGCGGCGATGCGTCGCTCCATCGCGTTCATGCGCGAGGCGGGTACGGCGACGTTCCTCGAGTTCCGCGAGGGCGGCGCGGAAGGCGTGAGCCGACTCCACGACGCGGCCCGCGACAGCCCTGTCGAGCCGGTCGTCTTCGGGCGCGAGGAGGTCGCCGCGATGGCTGCGGGCGACGGCTTCGGAGCCAGCGGCGCACGGGACAACGAGTTCGGTTCAGCGCGCAAAGCGACCCGCGAGGCCGGCAAGCTGTTCGGCATCCACGCGGGCGAGCGCGACAGCCAGGACGTGGACGCCGCGCTCGCGTACGACCCCGACCACCTCGTCCACATGGTGTACACGACCCCCGACCAGCGCGAGCGAGTCGCCGACGCTGAGATTCCCATCGTCTGTTGTCCCCGGTCGAATCTCGTCACCGAGGTCGGACTACCGGCGTTCGAAACGCTGGCCGAGACGACGATGCTCGCGCTCGGCACCGACAACGTCATGCTCAACTCCCCGAGTATGTTCCGCGAGATGGAGTTCACGGCGAAACACTCCACGCTGCCGGCTCCCGAGATTCTTCGGATGGCGACGCGCAACGGCGCGAAAATCGCCGGCAAGGAGCACGGTCTCATCGAGGAGGGGCGACCCGCGAAGCTCCAGCTGCTCGACGGCGACAGCCACAACCTCACCGGTTCGTGTGACCCCGTTCGGGCGGTCGTGCGACGGGCCGGCGTGAGCGACGTGCGCGACGTGGTTCTGTAG